The Planctomycetota bacterium genome includes a window with the following:
- a CDS encoding amidohydrolase family protein: MNHSMNIVRCFAATLGLAAAAFAQSAQIPAAPQAKPVALVNARIFTAEPGMKIIERGYVIFDKGVIVSIGPGETPDLPAECAKYDCTGLTVMPGFIHVGSELGLVEVQQVNATDDRNEFGQYHPEIRACVAVNPDSDLIPVARSGGVLNTVVFPQSGVVAGHASVMRVDGWTSEDQTLVPRAGLIVRWPMSEPIVAPWMDKSVDDQKKEAAKNLKELDAFFDKAKTWMLAREKDPKTEGDLRFENMIAVLKGEEPVYFVANSPGQIEGALLWAKSRNLRPIIWGGAGAASCIPLLKDAKAAVVIAGTHRLPARRADSVDAIYALPKKLADAGIPFCIATGSDPSNDRHLPDHAATAVAYGLSRDLALQSVTSGAAQIAGVGDKLGSIAPGKLATLQIVDGEPLEMTTEPVLIFSEGRRVDFGDRQKRLDVKYREKYRRMGLLPAEKPPAHPAPVPR, encoded by the coding sequence ATGAACCATTCCATGAACATCGTGCGATGCTTCGCCGCCACGCTGGGACTCGCTGCGGCGGCCTTCGCCCAAAGCGCCCAGATTCCCGCCGCGCCGCAGGCGAAACCGGTGGCGCTGGTGAACGCGCGCATCTTCACGGCGGAGCCCGGTATGAAAATCATCGAGCGCGGCTACGTGATCTTCGACAAGGGCGTCATCGTGTCGATCGGCCCCGGCGAGACGCCGGACCTTCCCGCGGAGTGCGCCAAATACGATTGCACCGGACTCACCGTGATGCCGGGATTCATCCATGTGGGCAGTGAGCTTGGCCTGGTGGAAGTCCAGCAGGTCAACGCCACCGATGACCGCAATGAGTTCGGCCAGTACCACCCGGAGATCCGCGCCTGCGTGGCGGTGAACCCCGACAGCGACCTCATCCCGGTGGCCCGCTCGGGCGGCGTGCTCAACACCGTGGTCTTTCCGCAGAGCGGAGTGGTTGCCGGCCACGCCAGCGTGATGCGCGTCGACGGCTGGACCAGCGAGGACCAGACCCTGGTGCCTCGCGCCGGGCTGATCGTGCGCTGGCCCATGAGCGAGCCCATCGTTGCGCCGTGGATGGACAAGAGCGTGGATGACCAGAAGAAGGAGGCCGCGAAGAATCTGAAGGAGTTGGACGCCTTCTTCGACAAGGCCAAGACCTGGATGCTGGCCCGCGAGAAGGACCCGAAGACCGAGGGCGACCTTCGCTTCGAGAACATGATCGCCGTGCTCAAGGGCGAGGAGCCCGTGTATTTCGTGGCCAACTCGCCGGGACAGATCGAGGGCGCGCTGCTCTGGGCGAAGAGCCGAAACCTGCGGCCAATCATCTGGGGCGGCGCGGGCGCCGCCAGTTGCATTCCCCTGCTCAAGGATGCCAAGGCCGCCGTGGTCATCGCGGGCACGCACCGCCTTCCCGCGCGGCGGGCGGACTCGGTCGACGCGATCTACGCGCTGCCCAAGAAGCTGGCCGACGCGGGCATTCCCTTCTGCATCGCCACCGGCAGCGATCCGAGCAACGATCGCCATCTGCCCGACCACGCCGCCACCGCCGTCGCCTACGGACTGTCGCGCGACCTGGCCCTGCAAAGCGTGACCAGCGGCGCCGCCCAGATCGCCGGAGTCGGCGACAAGCTGGGCTCGATCGCGCCGGGCAAGCTGGCCACGCTCCAGATCGTCGACGGCGAGCCCCTGGAAATGACCACCGAGCCGGTCCTGATTTTCTCGGAGGGCCGCCGCGTAGATTTCGGCGACCGCCAGAAGCGTCTCGACGTGAAGTACCGCGAGAAATATCGGCGCATGGGTCTGCTGCCCGCCGAGAAGCCGCCGGCGCACCCCGCCCCGGTCCCCCGCTAG
- a CDS encoding DEAD/DEAH box helicase: MQDFKTLGVDPLLASFLARLKITAPTEVQAGTIVAAISGRDIVAVAPTGTGKTLAYLLPIATRLRADRPTEDNRHFTDPRARLRAIVLAPTRELAQQIGKEATQLLGGTVLRCAVVWGKSSIAAQAAALKAGVDVLVGTPGRVRELLEIDACSLAWIQMVVIDEADRMLDMGFAPQVRALMERVPAQRQTYLFTATLRPAVESLAGEIVREPFRYGGSSTAARTVPTAYDCRDAAKTPLLLHLLKDPKRTGVLVFTRTRRRAGWVATALRRNDIPTGLLHGDRSQKQREAALDGLRTGENRVLVATDVAARGLHVPAIRCVVNYDLPPMDDDVIHRIGRAGHASDFAESFVFVDTQDRTRWERVAQALEIPPDLLPDPEAARLAPRKRGAHAAGPAGKSEATGVNRPLRRSTKVILALRGRLKVEKTTRENAAVRKGRLRGKQSNKPINPKSAVGKGIRPGPGGR; encoded by the coding sequence GTGCAGGACTTCAAGACACTTGGCGTCGACCCGCTGCTGGCTTCGTTCCTGGCGCGGTTGAAGATCACCGCGCCGACCGAGGTGCAGGCGGGCACCATCGTGGCGGCGATCTCGGGCCGCGACATCGTTGCCGTGGCCCCCACGGGAACTGGCAAGACGCTGGCCTACCTGCTGCCCATCGCCACGCGGCTTCGCGCCGACCGCCCCACCGAAGACAATCGACATTTCACCGATCCGCGGGCGCGGCTGCGGGCCATCGTGCTGGCGCCGACGCGCGAGCTGGCCCAGCAGATCGGCAAGGAGGCAACCCAGTTGCTGGGCGGCACCGTGCTGCGCTGTGCGGTGGTGTGGGGCAAGAGCTCCATCGCGGCGCAGGCGGCGGCGCTGAAGGCCGGCGTGGATGTGCTGGTGGGCACCCCGGGGCGCGTGCGCGAGCTGCTGGAGATCGACGCCTGCTCGCTCGCCTGGATCCAGATGGTCGTGATCGACGAGGCTGACCGCATGCTCGACATGGGCTTCGCGCCGCAGGTCCGCGCGCTGATGGAGCGCGTGCCCGCCCAGCGGCAAACCTATCTTTTCACCGCCACGCTGCGGCCCGCGGTCGAGTCGCTCGCCGGCGAGATCGTGCGCGAGCCCTTCCGCTACGGCGGCAGCTCCACTGCGGCACGCACCGTTCCCACCGCCTACGACTGCCGCGACGCCGCCAAGACGCCGCTGCTGCTGCACCTGCTCAAGGACCCCAAGCGCACCGGCGTGCTGGTCTTCACCCGCACCCGCCGCCGCGCCGGCTGGGTGGCCACGGCTCTGCGGCGCAACGACATTCCCACCGGACTGCTGCACGGCGACCGCTCGCAGAAGCAGCGCGAAGCGGCACTGGATGGACTGCGCACAGGAGAGAACCGGGTTCTTGTTGCCACCGACGTGGCGGCGCGCGGATTGCATGTGCCCGCCATCCGCTGCGTGGTGAATTATGATCTGCCCCCGATGGATGACGATGTGATCCACCGGATCGGCCGCGCCGGCCATGCCAGCGATTTCGCGGAATCCTTCGTCTTCGTCGACACGCAGGACCGGACCCGCTGGGAGCGCGTCGCCCAGGCCCTGGAGATCCCGCCGGACTTGCTCCCCGATCCCGAGGCCGCGCGACTGGCCCCCAGGAAGCGCGGCGCCCATGCCGCCGGCCCGGCCGGAAAGTCCGAGGCGACCGGCGTGAACCGCCCCCTGCGCCGCAGCACCAAGGTGATTCTCGCCCTGCGCGGCCGGTTGAAGGTGGAGAAGACCACCCGGGAAAATGCCGCGGTGCGCAAGGGCCGCCTGCGCGGCAAGCAATCCAACAAGCCGATCAATCCCAAGTCGGCCGTGGGCAAGGGCATCCGGCCCGGACCGGGAGGGCGGTGA
- a CDS encoding ferredoxin family protein translates to MTHVIAEPCIGTKDSSCVDVCPVDCIHPVKGAEKFPDATQLYIDPDTCIDCGLCVDECPVRAIFPSEDLPAEWQKYVQINADWYKKK, encoded by the coding sequence ATGACCCATGTGATCGCCGAACCCTGCATCGGAACCAAGGACAGCTCCTGCGTGGACGTCTGCCCCGTGGACTGCATCCACCCGGTGAAGGGCGCGGAAAAATTCCCGGATGCGACGCAGCTCTACATCGATCCCGACACCTGCATCGACTGCGGCCTCTGCGTGGACGAGTGCCCGGTCCGGGCCATCTTCCCCAGCGAGGATTTGCCCGCGGAATGGCAGAAATACGTGCAAATCAACGCGGATTGGTACAAAAAGAAGTAG
- the dapB gene encoding 4-hydroxy-tetrahydrodipicolinate reductase translates to MEDFLAAFFLAAFFFLAIVWLPCVTLGCRSEESLRNSSDSTHTCTFIDIKCEVPLHIFCKHFQNRSNLTPFQPSKPLRLVLVGADGRMGRSIQLAASKTATVTIVSAVDLAPQTPKNADVVVDFSSVEGAMRAVDIAAEMGAALLVGTTGLTPKTVLAIEKASQKIPAIKISNSSLGIAILTRLAALAATLLGTEAVISIRETHHVHKKDAPSGTALALAEALTKALGKAGGNLGADAIESLREGEVVGEHRVTFAMEDELLVLEHRAIRRDLFALGAIRIADWLRYQPPGMHGVDQWLSDLLLRSSKA, encoded by the coding sequence TTGGAGGACTTCTTAGCAGCCTTCTTCTTAGCAGCCTTCTTCTTCTTAGCCATTGTATGGCTCCCATGCGTTACGCTAGGTTGTCGGAGTGAGGAGTCGCTGCGTAACAGTAGCGACTCCACGCATACTTGTACCTTTATCGACATAAAATGTGAAGTACCTTTACACATCTTTTGCAAACATTTCCAAAATCGTTCCAATTTGACGCCCTTCCAACCATCCAAACCTCTCCGTCTCGTGCTGGTCGGCGCCGACGGACGAATGGGGAGATCGATCCAGCTTGCGGCGTCGAAAACGGCGACGGTCACGATCGTCAGCGCGGTGGACCTCGCGCCGCAAACGCCTAAAAACGCCGATGTTGTGGTGGATTTTTCATCCGTCGAGGGCGCGATGCGCGCCGTTGACATTGCCGCAGAGATGGGCGCCGCGCTGCTCGTGGGCACGACGGGATTGACTCCAAAAACAGTTTTGGCAATCGAAAAAGCCTCGCAAAAGATCCCCGCGATAAAAATTTCAAATTCTTCGCTCGGAATCGCGATTTTGACGCGATTGGCGGCTCTCGCCGCCACCCTCCTGGGCACCGAGGCGGTGATTTCGATTCGCGAGACACACCACGTCCACAAGAAGGATGCGCCATCGGGCACGGCGCTGGCGCTGGCCGAGGCGCTGACGAAGGCGCTGGGCAAGGCGGGCGGCAACCTTGGCGCGGATGCCATCGAGAGTCTGCGCGAGGGCGAGGTGGTCGGCGAGCATCGCGTGACCTTCGCGATGGAGGACGAGCTCCTGGTCCTGGAGCACCGCGCGATCCGCCGCGACCTTTTCGCCCTGGGCGCCATTCGCATTGCCGATTGGCTGCGATACCAGCCTCCCGGCATGCATGGTGTCGACCAATGGCTTTCCGATCTACTCTTGCGTTCGAGCAAGGCATGA
- a CDS encoding insulinase family protein, translated as MSITVEKFPNGLTVAIEPISGMATASLSFAIPAGTAGDPDGAAGEGESTLLSELIVRGSGSRDSRAFSEAMDALGCERNTTVNANHVLISATMLASRLDASLGLVADMALRPRIDEEHLEPVRQLALQSLHALPDDPQHLVMLRLARLHLPPPFNRSGYGDEAGLKSLTTAGLRSVWKRRAVAQGSILSIAGAVSPEAALARARELFEAWGGTNVEAKPLGARVGGVEHYPLESSQTHMAFAFDAPTEGDPDSFGFRIAAVTLGGEASSRLFTEVREKRGLCYSVGASVANGRDRGVLQIYAGSTPQRAATTVKCILDELERFELGVNQTEFDRAKIGFKSRMVMQGESALARSSTITGDLYKIGRARTLDELTQALDAWTLDRVNDVIKRRMSSAWRATMSRATVGPDPKQPPPG; from the coding sequence ATGAGCATCACGGTTGAAAAATTCCCCAATGGCCTCACGGTGGCGATCGAGCCCATCTCCGGGATGGCCACCGCATCGCTCTCCTTCGCGATCCCCGCGGGCACGGCCGGCGATCCCGATGGCGCGGCCGGAGAAGGGGAAAGCACGCTGCTTTCCGAGCTGATCGTGCGCGGCTCGGGCTCGCGCGACAGCCGCGCCTTCAGCGAGGCGATGGACGCCCTCGGCTGCGAGCGCAACACCACGGTCAATGCCAACCACGTGCTGATTTCGGCCACCATGCTGGCGTCGCGCCTGGACGCGTCGCTGGGGCTGGTCGCGGACATGGCGCTGCGCCCGCGCATCGACGAGGAGCATCTCGAACCCGTTCGCCAGCTCGCGCTGCAATCGCTGCATGCGTTGCCCGACGATCCGCAGCATCTGGTCATGCTCCGGCTGGCGCGGCTGCATCTGCCGCCCCCCTTCAACCGATCGGGCTACGGCGACGAGGCGGGACTGAAATCCCTGACCACCGCGGGACTGAGGTCGGTCTGGAAGCGGCGGGCCGTGGCGCAGGGCTCCATTCTTTCGATCGCCGGCGCGGTCTCGCCCGAGGCGGCGCTGGCCCGGGCCCGCGAACTCTTCGAAGCGTGGGGCGGGACCAATGTGGAGGCCAAACCGCTGGGAGCGCGCGTCGGCGGCGTCGAGCATTATCCGCTGGAAAGCTCGCAGACCCACATGGCCTTTGCCTTCGACGCCCCGACCGAAGGCGATCCCGACTCCTTCGGCTTCCGGATCGCCGCGGTGACCCTTGGCGGCGAGGCCAGCAGCCGCCTCTTCACCGAAGTGCGTGAAAAGCGCGGCCTCTGCTACAGCGTGGGGGCCAGCGTGGCCAATGGCCGCGACCGCGGCGTGCTGCAGATCTACGCGGGCAGCACCCCCCAGCGCGCCGCCACCACGGTCAAGTGCATCTTGGACGAGCTGGAGCGCTTCGAGTTGGGAGTGAATCAGACCGAGTTCGACCGCGCCAAGATCGGCTTCAAGAGCCGCATGGTCATGCAGGGCGAAAGTGCCCTGGCCCGCAGCAGCACCATCACCGGGGACCTCTACAAGATTGGTCGGGCGCGGACACTGGACGAGCTGACCCAGGCGCTGGACGCGTGGACCCTCGATCGCGTGAATGATGTCATCAAGCGAAGAATGTCCTCGGCCTGGCGCGCCACCATGAGCCGCGCCACCGTCGGCCCGGATCCGAAACAGCCTCCTCCAGGTTGA
- a CDS encoding PDZ domain-containing protein produces the protein MKSSQRIRLGALLMTSALVWGCASTNASKNTTATPADAKTGQTPTPASGTTPAANPSAPGAASNEGPRPAFLTPRTDGTYVDKKGNVLVPPKVMMGVTMEQPGAALCKHLNLNPARTTLLVDIIPGLPADKAGLVDHDIVIAVDGSGDASANDIRNKLKKMKPGDKMTWTVQRGNAKETVTLTAVPWVAEHMVRPLHAGSFNTPGLSTDADRDEVPRELMPVIDRLNHIEQQLKEIQAEMKKSQSIGPR, from the coding sequence ATGAAATCTTCGCAACGGATTCGGCTGGGCGCACTGTTGATGACTTCCGCGCTGGTGTGGGGATGCGCTTCCACGAACGCTTCCAAGAACACGACCGCCACTCCCGCCGACGCCAAGACTGGCCAGACTCCGACTCCCGCGAGCGGCACCACTCCGGCGGCGAATCCCTCCGCGCCCGGCGCCGCCTCGAACGAGGGACCGCGGCCGGCGTTCCTCACGCCGCGCACCGACGGCACCTACGTCGACAAGAAGGGAAACGTCCTGGTGCCGCCCAAGGTCATGATGGGCGTCACGATGGAGCAGCCCGGAGCCGCACTGTGCAAGCATCTGAACCTCAATCCGGCCCGCACCACGCTGCTGGTGGACATCATTCCCGGCCTGCCCGCGGACAAGGCCGGGCTGGTGGATCATGACATTGTGATCGCCGTCGACGGCTCGGGCGACGCCAGCGCCAACGACATCCGCAACAAGCTGAAGAAAATGAAGCCCGGCGACAAGATGACATGGACCGTGCAGCGGGGCAACGCCAAGGAGACCGTCACGCTCACCGCCGTTCCCTGGGTCGCCGAGCACATGGTCCGTCCGCTGCATGCGGGATCCTTCAACACTCCCGGCCTCTCGACGGACGCGGATCGGGACGAGGTTCCGCGCGAGCTCATGCCGGTCATCGACCGCCTGAACCACATTGAGCAGCAATTGAAGGAGATCCAGGCGGAAATGAAGAAGTCCCAGTCGATCGGGCCGCGCTGA
- a CDS encoding DMT family transporter, which yields MTSRRETIRADLLLLLASAIWGAAFVAQQNASKSLDALSILAIRFLMGAAILLPIIVARRKRRTSIASPARLLWSGGIFAGLAMVVAAYLQQRGLETTTASNAGFITGLYVLFVPLIGLIFGRRVGWSAWLGVSLAAVGLYLLSVTAEFHMSQGDALVLACAVLWAVHVLVIGRYAPRCDPIELAAVQFLVTGGVAAVFMMRNPLPEWSNISAVWMSLMYLGALAVAIAFTLQVIGQRTAPPTHAAIILSMESPFAALTGAWLLSERLSQRQYLGCALMLAGILASQLLGSSRPIEAAETKS from the coding sequence GTGACGTCCCGACGAGAGACCATCCGGGCCGACCTGCTGCTGCTGCTGGCCTCGGCGATCTGGGGAGCGGCGTTCGTGGCTCAGCAGAACGCCTCGAAAAGCCTGGACGCGCTTTCCATCCTGGCGATCCGCTTCCTGATGGGCGCCGCCATTTTGCTGCCCATCATCGTGGCGCGAAGAAAACGCCGCACCAGCATCGCCTCGCCGGCAAGACTGCTGTGGAGCGGCGGGATTTTCGCCGGGCTGGCAATGGTGGTCGCCGCCTACCTGCAGCAACGGGGATTGGAAACCACGACCGCCAGCAACGCCGGCTTCATCACCGGGCTCTATGTGCTCTTCGTGCCGCTCATCGGATTGATCTTCGGGCGGCGCGTCGGCTGGTCGGCATGGCTCGGCGTCTCGCTCGCCGCCGTCGGCCTCTACCTTCTGAGCGTCACCGCGGAGTTCCACATGAGCCAGGGCGACGCGCTGGTCCTGGCCTGCGCGGTGCTCTGGGCGGTTCACGTGCTGGTCATCGGCCGCTATGCGCCGCGCTGCGATCCGATCGAGCTGGCGGCGGTGCAATTCCTGGTCACGGGAGGCGTGGCCGCGGTGTTCATGATGCGCAACCCGCTGCCCGAATGGTCGAACATCTCGGCGGTGTGGATGTCGCTGATGTACCTGGGGGCGCTGGCCGTCGCCATCGCCTTCACGCTGCAGGTGATCGGACAGCGGACCGCTCCGCCAACCCACGCGGCGATCATCCTGAGCATGGAGAGCCCCTTCGCGGCCCTGACCGGAGCATGGCTGCTTTCGGAGCGCCTGTCGCAGCGGCAATATCTGGGCTGCGCGCTGATGCTGGCCGGCATTCTGGCCTCGCAACTTCTGGGGTCCTCCCGGCCCATTGAGGCCGCGGAAACCAAGTCCTGA
- a CDS encoding cobalamin-binding protein, whose amino-acid sequence MRIVSLLPSATELLCRIGGAGSLVGRSHECDFPAQIQDRPVLTRQITHAISSAEIDSQVRAALATGSGGASLYELDEPMLRSLKPDLILTQDLCDVCSIDLRTVERIAGDMSPRPRVLSLNPASIWQVFDDALRIGEAAHLEASAERAMVELRGEYWSAVDYVNPYIPGPETLFLEWCDPPFCGGHWTPELIQAAGGRHSLQSAGKKSRVVSAEEIIAAAPERVVVCPCGFPLERAWQELDVLRKTRWWPMLPAVMDRKPGAIAVVDGNQMFNRPGPRLVDAFRWLVAWLNDRPEVMPPDFPVRYSQ is encoded by the coding sequence ATGCGCATCGTCAGCCTGCTCCCCTCCGCCACCGAACTGCTCTGCCGGATCGGCGGCGCCGGCTCGCTCGTAGGGCGCAGCCACGAGTGCGACTTTCCCGCCCAGATCCAGGATCGCCCGGTGTTGACCCGGCAGATCACCCATGCGATCAGCAGCGCCGAGATCGACTCGCAGGTGCGGGCGGCGCTGGCCACGGGCAGCGGCGGCGCCAGCCTTTATGAACTTGACGAGCCGATGCTTCGATCGCTCAAGCCCGACCTGATCCTGACCCAGGACCTGTGCGATGTCTGCTCGATCGATCTGCGCACCGTTGAGCGGATCGCCGGCGACATGTCGCCGCGGCCGCGCGTGCTGAGCCTGAATCCCGCCAGCATCTGGCAGGTCTTCGACGACGCGCTGCGGATCGGCGAGGCGGCGCACCTGGAGGCCTCCGCCGAGCGCGCCATGGTGGAGTTGCGCGGCGAGTACTGGAGCGCGGTCGACTATGTGAACCCTTACATTCCCGGGCCGGAAACGCTCTTTTTGGAGTGGTGCGATCCGCCTTTCTGCGGCGGGCATTGGACGCCGGAGCTGATCCAGGCCGCGGGCGGTCGCCACTCGCTGCAATCGGCGGGCAAGAAGAGCCGCGTGGTGAGCGCCGAGGAAATCATCGCCGCCGCGCCGGAACGCGTGGTGGTCTGCCCCTGCGGATTCCCGCTGGAAAGGGCCTGGCAGGAACTCGATGTGCTGCGAAAGACCCGTTGGTGGCCGATGCTGCCCGCGGTGATGGATCGCAAGCCCGGCGCGATCGCGGTGGTGGACGGCAATCAGATGTTCAACCGGCCCGGGCCGCGGCTGGTGGACGCCTTTCGATGGCTGGTGGCCTGGCTCAACGATCGCCCCGAAGTGATGCCGCCGGATTTTCCCGTCCGCTACTCGCAGTGA
- the clpB gene encoding ATP-dependent chaperone ClpB yields MRTDKLTTMAQEALQNAQSQANLAGHGELSPLHLLLAVLEEKNGIAGSILQRAGVDSSRVRDVTEAELRRLPKVQGANAAPGSALMQVLTDAERESQRMKDAYVSTEHLLLALAETKTAAKEVLSTVGVTRARILQSIEAIRKSSGSSGANDPNAESGMEALKKYAIDLTERAQTGKLDPVIGRDEEIRRCMQVLSRRTKNNPVLIGEPGVGKTAIAEGLALRIVNGDCPESMKDARILSLDIGSLLAGAKFRGEFEERLKAVLREVAAAEGSIILFIDELHTIVGAGQTEGSPSAGNLLKPALSRGELRCIGATTLAEYRKHIEKDAAFARRFQPVFVGEPSVEDTITILRGLKDRYEAHHGVRIQDGAIVSAATLSHRYIADRFLPDKAIDLIDESASRLRIENDSMPAVLDVIRREIMRLQIERESLKIEKDADSRKRRDAIEAELAGLQDQNRKLTAQWELEKKDLDAIKACKSEMDRKNTELEQAQRAGQLEKAARIQYGEMRELEVRLKKASDALHARIATGAALVHEEVDSEQVAQIVAKWTGIPVSRLIESEREKLIRMEEQLQKRVVGQGDAVKSVADAVRRSRAGLGEAHRPIGSFLFLGPTGVGKTELCKALAEFLFDTEDAMVRIDMSEFMESHSVARLIGAPPGYVGYEEGGRLTEAVRRRPYAVILFDEMEKAHPDVSNVLLQVLDDGRLTDGQGRTVDFTNTIIVMTSNIGAQAILEMAEQGQPDSIIDAHVRGELKKHLRPELLNRIDETIVFHQLTKKQLAGVVEIQVKLLQKRLKSRGLDLAISPKAIEALASEGYDPSFGARPLKRVIQQRLENAIAGKILQGAFQDGDTVQVDFNGQSFTFAGKAAAQVAKSA; encoded by the coding sequence ATGCGAACCGACAAGCTGACCACGATGGCCCAGGAGGCCCTGCAGAATGCCCAGAGCCAGGCGAATCTCGCCGGCCACGGAGAGTTGAGCCCCCTGCATCTGCTTCTCGCGGTTCTGGAGGAGAAGAACGGCATCGCCGGCAGCATTCTGCAGCGGGCGGGCGTGGACTCCAGCCGGGTGCGCGATGTCACCGAGGCCGAGCTTCGAAGGCTTCCCAAGGTGCAGGGCGCCAACGCCGCACCGGGCAGCGCGCTGATGCAGGTTCTGACCGACGCCGAGCGCGAGTCGCAGCGCATGAAGGACGCCTACGTCAGCACCGAGCATCTGCTGCTGGCGCTGGCCGAGACCAAGACCGCCGCCAAGGAGGTGCTGAGCACGGTGGGCGTGACCCGGGCGCGGATCCTGCAGTCCATCGAGGCGATCCGCAAGAGCAGCGGCAGCAGCGGCGCCAACGACCCCAACGCCGAGAGCGGCATGGAGGCCCTGAAGAAATACGCCATCGACCTGACGGAGCGCGCGCAAACCGGAAAGCTTGATCCGGTCATCGGCCGCGACGAGGAGATCCGCCGCTGCATGCAGGTGCTCAGCCGGCGCACCAAGAACAATCCCGTGCTCATCGGCGAGCCGGGCGTGGGCAAGACCGCCATCGCCGAGGGGCTGGCTCTGCGCATCGTCAACGGCGACTGCCCGGAGAGCATGAAGGATGCCCGCATTCTTTCGCTGGACATTGGCTCACTGCTGGCGGGAGCCAAATTCCGCGGCGAGTTCGAGGAGCGCCTCAAGGCCGTGTTGCGCGAAGTCGCCGCCGCCGAGGGCTCGATCATTCTCTTCATCGACGAACTGCACACGATTGTCGGCGCGGGCCAGACCGAGGGATCTCCCAGCGCCGGCAATCTGCTCAAGCCCGCGCTCTCGCGCGGCGAGCTGCGCTGCATCGGCGCCACCACGCTGGCGGAATATCGCAAGCACATTGAAAAAGACGCGGCCTTCGCGCGGCGCTTCCAGCCGGTCTTCGTGGGCGAGCCGAGCGTGGAGGACACCATCACCATTCTGCGCGGCCTGAAGGACCGCTACGAGGCGCACCACGGCGTGCGCATCCAGGATGGCGCGATCGTGTCCGCCGCCACGCTGAGCCACCGCTACATCGCCGACCGCTTCCTGCCCGACAAGGCCATCGATCTGATCGACGAATCCGCCAGCCGCCTGCGCATCGAGAACGACTCCATGCCCGCGGTGCTGGACGTGATCCGGCGCGAGATCATGCGCCTGCAGATCGAGCGCGAATCGCTCAAGATCGAGAAGGACGCCGACAGCCGCAAGCGCCGGGACGCCATCGAAGCGGAGCTCGCCGGACTGCAGGACCAGAACCGCAAGCTCACCGCGCAGTGGGAGCTGGAGAAGAAGGACCTGGACGCCATCAAGGCCTGCAAGTCGGAGATGGACCGCAAGAACACCGAGCTGGAGCAGGCGCAGCGCGCCGGCCAGCTGGAGAAGGCGGCGCGGATCCAGTACGGCGAGATGCGCGAGCTGGAGGTGCGCCTGAAGAAGGCATCCGACGCACTGCACGCGCGGATCGCCACCGGCGCCGCGCTGGTGCACGAGGAAGTGGACTCCGAGCAGGTCGCCCAGATCGTCGCCAAGTGGACCGGCATTCCCGTGAGCCGCCTGATCGAGAGCGAGCGCGAGAAGCTGATTCGCATGGAGGAGCAGCTGCAGAAGCGCGTGGTCGGCCAGGGCGACGCCGTGAAATCCGTCGCCGACGCCGTGCGCCGCAGCCGCGCCGGCCTGGGCGAGGCGCACCGACCCATCGGCAGCTTCCTCTTCCTGGGGCCGACGGGCGTCGGCAAAACTGAATTGTGCAAAGCCTTGGCGGAGTTCCTCTTCGACACCGAGGACGCCATGGTGCGCATTGACATGAGCGAGTTCATGGAGTCGCACTCGGTGGCGCGGCTCATCGGCGCGCCTCCCGGCTATGTGGGATACGAGGAGGGCGGTCGCCTCACCGAGGCCGTGCGCCGCCGCCCCTACGCGGTCATCCTCTTCGACGAGATGGAGAAGGCTCATCCCGACGTCAGCAACGTGCTGCTGCAGGTGCTCGACGATGGCCGCCTCACCGACGGCCAGGGACGCACCGTCGACTTCACCAACACGATCATCGTCATGACCAGCAACATCGGCGCCCAGGCCATCCTGGAAATGGCCGAGCAGGGCCAGCCCGACTCCATCATCGACGCGCATGTCCGCGGCGAACTGAAGAAGCACCTGCGCCCCGAACTGCTCAACCGGATCGACGAGACCATCGTCTTCCACCAGCTCACCAAGAAGCAGCTCGCCGGCGTGGTCGAGATCCAGGTGAAGTTGCTGCAGAAACGGCTGAAGTCGCGCGGACTGGACCTGGCCATCTCGCCCAAGGCGATCGAGGCGCTGGCCAGCGAGGGCTATGACCCTTCGTTCGGAGCCCGGCCGCTGAAGCGGGTCATCCAGCAGCGGCTTGAAAATGCGATCGCCGGAAAGATCCTGCAGGGAGCTTTCCAGGATGGCGACACCGTGCAGGTGGATTTCAACGGGCAAAGCTTCACCTTCGCGGGGAAGGCCGCCGCACAGGTCGCGAAGTCCGCATAA